In one Podarcis muralis chromosome 7, rPodMur119.hap1.1, whole genome shotgun sequence genomic region, the following are encoded:
- the LOC114590522 gene encoding LOW QUALITY PROTEIN: methylenetetrahydrofolate reductase (NADPH)-like (The sequence of the model RefSeq protein was modified relative to this genomic sequence to represent the inferred CDS: substituted 1 base at 1 genomic stop codon), with the protein MLAAGRSLPWAVSTHPKRXVEDVRPIFWASRPKSYIYRTQEWDEFPNGRWGNSSSPAFGELKDYYLFYLKSKSPRDELLKMWGEELTSEESVFEVTCLPWNDEPLAPETNLMKEELAKVNRRGILTINSQPNINGKPSTDPIVGWGPDGGYVFQKAYLEFFTSSENVRALQTVLKNYGQRVNYHIVNVKGENITNAHEMQPNAVTWGIFPGREIIQPTVVDPVSFMYWKDEAFALWIEQWAKLYEEESPSRMILQYMHDNYYLVNLVDNDFPLDSCLWQVLEDVHTLLNCPAEP; encoded by the exons ATGCTGGCTGCCGG GCGTTCCCTGCCCTGGGCGGTCAGTACTCACCCCAAACGGTGAGTTGAAGATGTCCGACCCATTTTCTGGGCCTCCAGGCCGAAGAGTTACATCTACCGAACTCAGGAATGGGATGAGTTTCCTAATGGCCGCTG GGGTAACTCATCCTCCCCAGCCTTTGGGGAGCTGAAGGATTATTACCTCTTCTACCTGAAGAGCAAATCTCCCAGGGACGAGCTGCTGAAGATGTGGGGAGAGGAGCTGACCAGCGAGGAAAGCGTCTTCGAG gtgaCCTGCCTGCCTTGGAACGATGAACCTCTGGCGCCCGAGACCAACCTTATGAAAGAAGAGCTGGCCAAGGTGAACAGGAGAGGGATCCTGACCATCAATTCCCAGCCGAACATCAACGGCAAGCCCTCCACCGACCCGATTGTGGGCTGGGGTCCCGACGGAGGCTACGTCTTCCAAAAG GCTTACCTGGAGTTCTTCACCTCCAGCGAGAACGTCAGAGCCCTCCAAACAGTGTTGAAGAACTACGGCCAGCGAGTGAATTACCACATTGTCAATGTCAAG GGTGAGAACATCACCAACGCGCATGAAATGCAACCCAATGCTGTAACGTGGGGCATCTTCCCCGGCAGAGAGATCATTCAGCCGACGGTTGTAGACCCGGTTAGCTTCATGTACTGGAAG GATGAGGCCTTTGCCCTGTGGATTGAGCAGTGGGCCAAGCTGTACGAAGAGGAGTCCCCCTCTCGCATGATCCTCCAGTACATGCACGACAACTATTACCTGGTCAACTTGGTGGACAACGACTTCCCCCTGGACAGCTGCCTCTGGCAGGTCTTGGAAGACGTGCACACGCTCTTGAACTGTCCGGCGGAACCTTGA
- the LOC144328289 gene encoding uncharacterized protein LOC144328289: protein MNKGIDFDEDQISEISLEDGEDLPPSIPTTASLDAADLPPESGSREQLNNRLMDFVARIKSGMIRRKALRDLCAFLQKIQEHPSAVIHACSYGQLVAISCLCALDPDPESRQRAAEALCHLLPILRHNEETLAGTLRNQMLIIGAEEVLESTGGPVPGLFVNNCHSLVRVFGAFLPAEQLLEAMCFLARDLVLESSFDPLDISHLLQDFIKQFGGTKVKVEVLLEAFYKIAQGPTVQGRNMAVFAFSILAHHHLEKVVQYLLQFPFGDCERIWKEVLPSADPEKLIQLMAKQLDQSPLAESATQVVRTNHLLPGFLLPRVISRGSCILQKSRESDLHPSLFQQHLSSLLHAILRMEDYKAAVRQNFPQLLIALLGMVVNFHYYQEFLG from the exons ATGAATAAG GGAATTGATTTTGATGAAGATCAAATATCGGAAATCAGCCTGGAAGATGGGGAGGATCTTCCTCCAAG CATCCCAACCACAGCTTCTCTGGATGCGGCTGATCTTCCTCCTGAAAGCGGCAGCAGAGAGCAGCTGAACAACAGACTTATGGATTTCGTCGCAAGAATAAAGAGTGGGATGATCCGAAGGAAGGCGCTCCGAGATCTTTGCGCCTtcctgcagaagatccaggaacat CCATCGGCAGTGATTCATGCATGCTCCTATGGCCAACTGGTGGCGATTTCCTGCCTTTGTGCATTGGATCCGGACCCGGAGAGCAGGCAGCGGGCAGCAGaggctctctgccatcttctgccCATCCTGCGGCACAACGaag agacacTGGCAGGAACGTTAAGGAACCAAATGCTCATCATCGGAGCTGAGGAGGTCCTCGAATCCACCGGAGGACCGGTTCCTGGGCTGTTCGTGAATAACTGTCACTCTCTTGTCAGG GTCTTTGGCGCCTTTCTCCCTGCGGAGCAGCTCTTGGAGGCCATGTGCTTCCTGGCCAGAGACCTGGTTCTTGAGAGCAGCTTCGACCCCTTGGACATCTCCCACCTGCTGCAAGATTTCATCAAGCAGTTTGGCGGCACAAAAGTGAAG gtggaggtgctgctggaggccttcTATAAGATCGCCCAGGGGCCTACAGTGCAAGGcaggaacatggccgtcttcgcgTTCTCCATCTTGGCGCACCACCACCTGGAGAAAGTGGTGCAGTATCTACTCCAGTTTCCCTTCGG AGACTGCGAGAGAATATGGAAGGAGGTTTTACCATCGGCCGATCCAGAAAAGCTGATCCAGCTCATGGCCAAGCAGCTTGACCAAAGCCCCTTGGCGGAATCTGCCACCCAAGTGGTAAGGACCAACCacctgcttcctggcttccttcttcccagggtaatatcgaggggttcctgtattctgcagaaaagcagagaaagtgacttgcacccctctctcttccagcaacatctcagcagcctgttgcacgccatcctcaggatggaggactacaaggcagctgtgcgccagaacttcccacagctgctgatCGCTCTCCTGGGGATGGTTGTCAACTTCCACTACTATCAGGAATTCCTCGGGTGA